The Plasmodium vivax chromosome 12, whole genome shotgun sequence genomic interval TACACGTACAAATTATACACGTGCAAACGTGCGCAATGCATGTGCGTATACGCGTGCGAATGTGTAGATATGAATGTTTATTCGTTTGTTCATCCATGCAGGGAAGCCCCAATGCAATTTTGCCCAGTCATGCAATAAACACGTAGCACGTAAAGTGATACGTTTTAAAAGgactccaaaaaaaaaaaaaaaaaaaaaaaaaaaagaaatactcCGACCTACTCGCGCATTTCGCTAATTTAcagtgttttaaaaatgtattatcgAAACGTGTATGAAAGGTGAACTACAAATGGTGCAAAGCTGGCGCGCCGTCTGAAGTATGTGCAGTTACCGTTACCGTTACAgttacatatgtatacgcCTGCGCATGCCGTGTTTTAAATGCTGCGGCTGCCACAGGCCCACAGAAAACAGGCTCCATGgacatgcacacatgtaaAAGTGCAATGTAGCGCTTATATATGCGCACAGAGCCACACCCGCACAACGGCATAACCGCAGCAGAGCATACTTCACACACCGCTTTAACGctggtaaattttttaataaagcttcccatcttttttttttttttttttttttaaagaaaaaacattaaccctttttgcataaaaggaggagaaaaaaattagtaataTCTATTGCTTCCCTTCAGCGGAATGCTATTTACATTGTGTGATGAACGACCATAACCGTAGTAGGGGTTTCTCCTTGGGTTGTTAACAGCAGTGTAGGATATTTTCTCCAGCTGAGGGGGCACAGGCTGTTCAGATTCCCTTAGTATTTTAACTAAATCTCTAGCTAGTCTATACTTATCGgatgttaaaaaagtgaaggaaGCTCCGTGAGCTCCTGCTCGACCAGTTCTTCCAATTCTGTGCACATAATCTTCAATTTGATTTGGGAAATCAAAATTAATGACATATTTTACATCCTTGATGTCTAGTCCTCTGGAAGCTACATCCGTTGCGATGAGAATGGGACTCTTTCCGGTTTTAAAATCATTCAGCACCCACCTTCTCTCATCCTGTTTCTTATCCCCATGTATACATAAGGCAGGCACACCATCTAGCCTCAAAGCCTTGGTGATGAAATCTGCATTCTTCTTCGTTTCCACGAAGACGATGATTCTGTCGTTGTCGCGGAATATTCTCTGAAGCAGCAACTTCAGGTTTGCTATCTTTTCGTGTTCCTaaaatggaggaagaaaGGCGCGCAGATTAGCACATAAGGGGTCAGGCAGATACAAGAACATGCAGGGGAGCAAAATACTGGCTGTGCACGTGGGCGTAGACATACACAGGGCgtgcacatacatatgtaaacatacatatgcacatgggtGTACATTTGTGCAACTGTGCGAACGAGCGCGGGGGCAAGCCGCACTCCAATACGCATTCAACTTGTCTTTCAAAGACGCATTCGGACGCGCTCGCAGGGGCGCCTGAACTGCTGCGCGCGCCGTCACGCACATAACGCATACCACACACGCGCGCAATCGCATCATAAGGATCATATTTTTGCCTCGCCCCTATTCGCGGTTGAATAAAGGCCCAGCAAGAATATCATAACTAACCTCATTGCAAATTTAAAGTGATAGGACTtcgcataaaaaagggaggaagggaaggggaaaaaaagggaaaaaaaaaaaaaaaaaaaaagaaaagaaaagagaagaaaagaaaagagaagaaaagaaaagagaagaaaagaaattagTAACAAAGGAAGCATATTATGctatttattcatttctttctttttcttttcttttttttttttttttttccccttttttccctttcccctcctccgcttatttcccatttttcgaCAATCTTGCCTCCTTTCTTCTTGAAAATTTTAGTACTTATCCACATGTATGTCATACACGGCGCTTACCTACCTTTTCTCATCTTAGCCGTTGCCATTATGTACCCCTCTCGTGGGAGTTTCGCAAAACTAATGACACAACAGGTGCGCGCTTAGTACGGTAGGGGGCCAAAATATGGTCGTCCAGAAAAGCAAACACTATATAGACAAGCGCGCAgcaacagggggggggggtggtCGTACCACTCTTCACAAATGGCATACATGCGGACAAATACAAATATTTCGACAGAGGAAGGGCTCGCAAGATTGTCAGAATAATCGAAAGTACTTTCcagtcgaaaaaaaaagctcctcttttgcttttatCACTTGTAAATTTGCAATGAACTGCTAATTCTCTCCTTAATAATAGCAATTCCGCCGTATGTGGGCGGTGGCGCGTGCAGAATgggcgcaaaaatggaacGAAACAATGGAGCGCACAAATGGAGCGCACAAATGGAACGAAACAATGGAGCGATCATATGGAGCCATAAAACGCATTCCGCGTGGTGGAGGCACCGACATAGAACACACCACCGCGGTGCAGGCACGCGGACGGCTCGGCACAGTCGTGTAGGGGGAATGCACACGGGAGCGTGTTACGCAGAAGGGTCCTCAAAGAGGTCACTTTCCGCACGTACGTAAGAGCGTACAAACAcccatgtatatatatacatatatatatttatatttacatttaatgtACACGCACGCCGCGTAACGTCATCAAACTACACAAAACAATCGCCCACTCGAGCACGAGAGGCACGCGGCGCGGTTCACGACacggggggaacaaaaacaaagcgAGCGTAGCAAAAATTTGCCTACACTGGTACAAACAGCTCGTGGTGGGACATTTCCACGAGCGCGAATTTTTCTGGCGTAACAGGGGAAACGACGAGGGAGCAACCCTAACAAAGATTCCCCCGTTGCCAAATGACACAACGGAAAAAACAgcactgaaaaaaaaacaaaaaaatggaacacatgaaaaaggcacaaattcgacacaaaaacaaaaaaaaagatcaaaTGATGAAGGGACACACCATAAAACGGGAGCAGCACATTGCCTCGCAGCGGGCATACGGCACACCACGCACAACTATGATGACAGAAGGAGGAACACACAGCGAATGCACAAATTAATTACCTCAATCAGATAAATTTCTTGCTTAATTCTACGGCACGCAGTTAACGTTAGAGAACCAACATTAACATGTATTGGTTGTTGTTTACACAAATCTCTCGCTAAGGATTGCACTTCCTTTGGCCAAGTAGCTGACCACATTAATGTTTGTCTGTCAGGCCTAATCTGCTCAACAATTTTTCGAATTTGAATTTCGAAACCCATATCTAGCATTTTGTCGGCTTCGTCCAAAACTAAGTAGGTAACTCTCATAAGGTTGGTAACATTCTGTTCCAGTAAATCGATCAGACGACCTGGACATGCAATTAAAATGTGAACCCCTTGTTTGAGGGCATAAATTTGACCACTCTTTGGAACACCTCCATAAGCACAAGTATTCCTTATTTTAGATTCTATAGAAAATTTGATACATTCTTGTCTGATCTGTTCAGCTAGCTCTCTCGTGGGAGCCATCACCAAAACGATTGGGCCATCTCCATACTTTAAACTTGGTTGAGctaaaatatgaacaaatgcaggcaaaataaaagctAATGTTTTCCCACTTCCCGTTTCAGCCTTTCCAATCATATCCTTTCCTGAAAGTGCTATCGGCCAACCTTGTATCTGAATAGGCGTCGGAGTTACaatgttgttatttttaagcGATTTTAACACATAATCTGGGAagccaattttgttaatagaTTCTACTGGGTTGGGAACCCCTTCTCCTTCCAAAATGGTAATTCTGTGTTTGTCTCGAATATCTTTCACTTCCTTCGTTGTCAAGTTGCTTATGTCATCATGTTCTTTATAGAAGTTCTTTTCAAATGGAACTAACTTAACATTAGTCCAATCAATTTGCATTAAGTTTTTTCCTAAGGTACTTGAGCtgttactattattattgGACATGCCCGTGTGCCCTGAGTATTCTCCGTAATTGGGCCTGAATTGCCCGTAGGCCGCCGCTTGGTAGTTCACATACGGGTTGGTGTAGTCCGGGAAGTTGGCGTATCGGTTGTAGTTGTTGAAGCCTCTCATTTTGGGTGGGGGAAGTAGTAGACTGACGGGTTGCTCAATGGGCTACAGATAACACTTTTGACTTGGTAAGCGGCCTATTTGGCTAGTTCGGTTATACGGCTTCTCTTGTTGACACGTATGTAAGTGTTTATACACATACACGAAAAGTGCAGGGATGTGTGTGCAACTCGCTGCGCTTGTGCGCTTACAAACTTTTGCTTTTGCGAGCCTTCCGTTACGCACGTTGGAGTTTTACTAGAACAGCTGCGTCAAATTAGCGCGCTCCAACCTTTCTCGACTTTTGGAGGGTAGCTCAACAGCCTTTTTGCTGCTCTATATATTTCGCCTCCGTCAATTTGCACACTATTGCAAATTCCGTTACGCATTCGGGtccgtatgcatatgcgttgTGGGAGCATCTACCTACGCGCACGCCTGGAATGCGTAAGTGCGTGTCCATAAATGTGCGCTTTGAGGAGGTATATCCCCCAGAGATTTTCTGGCGAACTTGCGCAGAGTTACGTTTGCCTAGGCGTGCTCACGTGAGTGGCaagcatatgtacatatacacgtatatatatgtatatatgtttatatacgcttatatatgcttatatgtGTTTACATATGCGTAGCCTGTTCACACATGCAGCTCTTCCACAGGAAACCACCCTTCTATATGTAGCTACGCGCGCACTGCTCTTGTACAGTAACGTGTCAAGGGTTCGCAACGCGCGCTCTGTGGGGAGGATGAAGATAACGCGTTACGCGCATAAACGTTGACGTCGATTTTGTAAATGAAGTGGTAAATGAAGTGGCAAATGGGGGAATAAACGATTGGTTAAATCGACGAGCGGCTGAACGATAAAATAACGCAGGGAGATGCATAAACGTTGCAGgcgtttcaaaaaaaaaaaaaaaaaaattcgcgcTCATTTATGTCGACATGAACAAGAGCGATACACGAATTGGTGAAACATTTTATGGCTGGCAAAAAATATGGCTCATTTTACCATACGGTGACCTCAAACACGGAACGCATATGTAATTGCCATGTATGCTATAAATATAAgtacatatttacatatttacgTGCGTACATGCTTgattttatacatatgcgtGGGGCAATGggcgaaaggaaaaaggctTCTCGCGTAACTGCATTAATTGAGGGGAAACGTAAACGCAGTAAGAAGGACGAACGCTAAATGAAAACTTTAACGAACGCGCGCGAAAGGCTTGGAAAATGGTCAcgcaaaaaattgcgaaaaggTATACgaaaatttttacgaaagggaaaatggTTAACGAAacgaaaattatataaaaaatgtaaaaagtgggaaatgcataggaagaaaatatatttccttaAAAATGCCTTTTGCTGATACGACGAACACGTTTAATTAgcgtaataaaaaaaaaagaaagcataaattgttatatatatatatatatatatattcagtactggcaaaaaagaagcgtaaaaaaaaaaaaacgctattgagaaagggaaaaaaaacccctcgaattttttccttcattttatttataatataatatatgcgtGGGCTACGCATTATTATGCATGTAATGCCGCGTACATGCAATCCAACCGCGTGTTTGAGGCCAATCTTGCGTTTTCTGGCTACTTACAATTCAGAGGTGAATAAGCGCGTCGCTTCAAGCAGTATGCCAGCTGCGCGATATGCCCGTGCCACACGTACGCGTACGGAATGGGACGAACGACTACGCTTatgtataaatgtacatgtatatatatcactatatatatgttatactCGTATGTACGTACTTTTGCGTACACTGGAAGTCATCCGAGCGAGGGGGAACAAAGCGCATCTGCTtgcatatgtatttttttttacgtgaaaAGGCCTCGCATAATGgtcaatatatattttttttttttttttttaattttggcTTGATAGCATACCTTCCTGATGAGGTATTATTCCCATAtatagctagccaaaaaaaaaaaaaaaaaaaaattatatataaaaaagaataacattGCGAAGGGGtacatatttgcaaaaaaaggctacCTCATTTGGGCGAGCAAAGTGAACGTAACTTTAAGGCGAAAAAGGCATTTCGCAATTTTCCCATCAGCATAAAGGCATACACGTGTACGTATACcttatatgcatacgtacgtacgtatgtgctGCAAAATATGTGATCAAGGAGGTGGAAAAGGGGCGCGAGGGAGGCGTAGCTGGCGTCCCCAGCCCAGCTAACGTATGTAGAAATAGCTGCACAAAGTTATGCTACGCGATGTGCCCACCTGTGCAggttatatatttgtttgaAGGGGTAAACACACACGTgggtttgtttatttatccGATTGTGCATTCTCCCGCTGGGGGTTTGCCTGTCGGGTTAGTGCCCCTTTGGTAAAGCTTCTGCACATTGTAGagggccatttttttgcgttgGAAAATTTGGTCAATCGCGTGGAAAAGGCAACGTGGAAATGGAACATATCGCGGTGAAGATGACTTTCCACCCCCCATCTTCGTCAGGCCTCCTGAATGCTCCCACGAACGCGTAGCTACGTACATAACGAGGTTTGCTTCGTATATTCGCATGTTCGCATGGCAGAAAAAAGGATCGGCTGATTTTTATACCTCATTAAAGTCGcattttcatcaaaaaaaaaaaaaaaaaaaaacaggaaaatgACCAATTAAGTGGAATGCCCATTTTGTACCCCCCAATATATCAGGCATTTCCACGAATTAGATGCTCTTTTAGcgaatggcaaaatgggatACTCCCCATTGCTTCCTATTTGGCTGAGCATCCTTCAGTTGGTTCAGCAAAACATCAAGTCTGCGGTACACTGGGGAAAGAGatccccaaaatggaaactTCGCCAAAATTGCTTGGCATTATTTGATGTTTTATCAACTCGCCCAATCTATGCATTCCAATGGTGTTGTTCTAATTTCCCTCCGATCGCGACTTTTCAGCGTCCACGTTGCTGCCCCAGTGGAGATCAATACGATCATAACGGAAAAGGGAGGTGTTTGAAAAGGAGCACAATTCGATGGTAATGCCTTTTTCCCGCTTGATTCGTATggcggttttttttttttttttttttgtgcatttttacaaGTGGTGATATCAAGGGGGAGCTAAATTGTGTGGTGGAAAAGGACACCAAATTGTCTTGCAGttcttttcctcatttgTAGTCTATAGGTGTAACGTGCGCAAGTGTGTACACATAAGCATATGCACagtttgcttttcccccGAAGTTCCTTCAAAGCGGATTGGTTCATTTCGATTGGCCGAACGAATACCATTTCTGGAGAGATGATGGCGGCATAATTTATCTCTCCCCAGGTGAACAGCCAATATATCACCTTCAGTTAAACACATGCATGCGGTGTAAATAATGCGAATAAGTATAGACCGATTTGAACTGCTCATGTGGTGAAAAGGTGcctcataaaaatggaaaaggacgGAATAGGCTGTTCTTtcgtatcattttttatggccAAATTGTGAAGCCACTGGGGGGCATTTTCGTGCCCatctcttccccctcccacAACAAGTAGTAACACataatttaagaaaaaaaaatattaattccCTGTTGCGGTCTTTTTTAGTAAGTAGAACAAAATCTGTTTTATCACTTTTGCTGGATAAGTACTACCCTACAGCAGTGCATGTACTATTTGCCCGCTAGGGACATACCCAAGTGAGCACTGCCGCGCGAATAGGGTTAAAAGGGTCTtgcaaaagagaagaaaaaaaaaaaaaaaaggacttgCCTGCATGCGTGTGTAACTATACGCACATGCGCTTATAACATtgcagaaaaatgaaaaaaataaaataagcaaaagGGGATAGATCAATTCGGTGGTAAgcagaacagaaaaaaaaaaaaaaaaaaattaagtgcaAATGAAACGTATGCTCAAATGCAGCTCTGTTAAGCAGAGAAAAGTTTAAAACGTGGCTCGACCGTGCAACGGAACATAAAACTGTTCGTGGAACTATGTCATAATGAGTTACGTTATTTAATGTTATGTAGTGTTATGCAAtgctatgttttttttttttttttttttgtgaggcatgttataaatttatttctgcGCGGAAGTCGCCTGACTTACTTAACCTTTGAGagaaataacattttttttttacattttccacTCTTCAAACGCGTCATTGCAGGTCTGTTCGAAAGTCTGAGGAGCTTCCCTAGTACTCAGCAGGGTGGTTGGAAAATCGTTTCCGTCCGCTGGGCGCCTTCTCCCTCAGTGTTCTTTCTGCCGTTCTGGAagttttaccattttgcccGGTGAGCTTCTACACTAGTGGAACCCCTTAACACATCGCAGTTAAGACATGGATCCGCACTGCCACGAGGGTAAGTcccaaaaggaagaggaaaggaGGGGCCATTTGAACGATAAAGTGGTGCGTGACTACACTAACGGTAGAAATGTATGCTCCTTTCCTCaggatgtaaaaaatgtaggcTCGGACCGTTGCTGCAAAGCGTTGGAGGGAAATCCCCTTCGCTGCATGAGTGGGAAGGATGGCCACAATGGTTGTGCAAGCGGGAGAGCACCCCCTTGTGATGACTCAAGAGGCGAAAATGTAGTGGccaagaaaaagaagaagcctTTTCTTAACAagttatgcaaaaattatgtaaagcTGACTCTGCACAGACCATGCTGCATCATGCTAAGTATAACCATCGGGTTGTTAATTGTCACTCTAATGAGCATCTCCTTTTACATGAACATATTTAGCGAGGAGGAAAGTAGGTCCGAAGTGCTGGGCGCTTTTTTGAGAAAGACAAATGGAGAGgaattcacaaaaatgaatgtcGCCAAAGCGAGTGATGTAGTGATTCACACAAGTGACAGTATAGGGAACACAgtggaacatttttttaatttttataaaaaggaaaaaacggcAACGTTGTTGTTTTATCTTGATAAGGAGGAGGACAATACGATTCTGGAATACGACACGCTGAAGGATATCTTCTTCTTGGTGCAATTCTTTAAGCAAATGAAGacgggaaataaaaaaaattggggtgAAATGTGTAAAAGGTTTGACGTCCCTTTGATGGAGTCTAAATGCTTCGTGCTAGGGTTGTTCACCATTTCGGAACTTCAAAATGCAGAATATGACACGACCCCTAATTGGGAGGCATATTTTGATGGCCTCCTAAAAAAGGACGAAAGATCTttgggcaattttttctacaacgcacttatttttctgcccaattttttatatcagcCTCATATGTTCGATATGAAGAGGACCAAGATAAAGGACATCACATCTGATATCTCTAAAAATGTGGAGgcctttttatttgtctTCAATTTCGATGAAGGCATTGACGATTCTTCCCTAAATGAGTGGTATCGTCTGCTAAACATGCATgtgaaattaataaatgagggggaaaaagagttCGTAACGATTCACAATTTGGACAGCAGTACGTACGTTCACGAGATAAATCAGAGTAGGAATTGGAGCATGGCAGTTGTGAATGAAAAGGTATTGGAGGATAACGAGCAGTCGTTCATCAGTGTAGGTATCAAATCGAATTACGtctttgccattttgtctTTCCTCTTCATGGCCATTTATGTATGTACCATTTCGTCTGACGGGTTGAAGCATAAGGGACAAGACGAAGGAGCAGAagcgatgaggaggaggttTTTACTTATCCTATCTGTATATTCGCTGAcgttcttttccttcttctccaccTTCTTCATCAATTTGGTTTTCCAAATTAATGTTCTacgaatttatttattaaattttttccccctctttttcctAAGCTTCCTATTTTGTTGCGTCAACATATTTTACCGCAAAAAGTGCGTAGTGGGACCTTCCAAAATGATGATGCGCAGAATGAGGTGCGCAAAACATTCGAAGAACGAGTCTGTTGATATGACTACCTATTATTTGCGAGCTAGCTACAAGTCACTTTATTTTGTGGGCAAAATTACCCTCATCGTTTTGGCTGTATACCTGGTTGGGTTTGCCTGCACGTACAGAATCGTCAACGTTTTTTCGCTGAACTCGGTCTTGGCCATCGTTTGCCTGTTTGTGTACTACGCTACGTTTTTTAACAAcatgtttgcctttttgttcTACAAGGATAGGCACTTGCTGTTGTCACCATCTCAGTCGCCACCAGATTCGAAGTCGGTTTGTAGCTCTTCGGGGGATCAGCCCGACCAGCACGTTATAGCCTTTTCGGAGGTGGCACCCAGTGGAGTGTCAATGAAGAAAGGATGCACATCGAGTGGTAActctccaaatggggagagccACCTCTCTCCGAACGCACACTACGCATGTGTAGGTGCGgatgggaagaagcaacatataaaaaattccgTCTACCCAAGTGGTAAGGAGGATAGTACCGAAAGGAAGGGAGACaacaaaaaagcaaaccGTAGGAGGGCCCAAAAGAAGGGGGTCCTCTTCCTCggtgtgttattttttcttctccttttagGTCTCTTCCTAAGCTTCCTAATAAGCAACGAGAAGATTCACCTGGATGTGTACCATTACATGACGAAGGAATCGCCCCTGAGGAGGTTCATCCaaaattttgagaaaaaggCGGGCTTCGTAATCGAGCCGGCATACTTGGTGTTGCCTTCTTCCCACGAGTTTGACTacgaagatgaagaaaatgcaaatttgTTAATCAAGCTAGTAAACGAAATGAAGGAGGAAGGATGCATTCATGAGCCCATCGTATCTTGGATTCACGCATTTGAGTTGCTAAAAAATGACTGCCGGAATGTAGGCTCCTTCAACAACCAGTACGATTTGGAtcgttataaaaaattatgtcaTGACATTACTCCACAGGGAAAGAGCAGAGAACTCCATTTGAATaagttaaaagaaatatttttcaaagaggaggaaaagacaTGTGATAGCTTTTACCAAATTGTGTACGAATGGATGAATCACAATGAGGAGGGGGTATATGATagtgaattttttaagaTCAAAACGATTTACGGGGGCGAAATTGGCTTCATGCTCCCCCAGTACTACAACATAAGGCCGCACTTGTTCTACGGCGACTACGTGAAGGTGAGTCACCCCGTCTGAGCGTAACACACGATGGGGGTGAACTGTCCATGTGGAggtttttcccttccctttCATCAGCACATCTGTAAAGGGgtcatttttctctcctaTTTTATTGCCACCTCCCCAAATgcgcctttttcccccccagatGGACGACCCGCACAGCATATCGAGCAGCCGAATCGGCTTCGTCCTGCGCAACTACGCGTCCGACCAAGCAAAGAACTTTGCAAATTTgaacagaataaaaaatattgtaaaaaggagtaacttaaaaaatgtgtatttttaCTCCGAAAGTTACGTGCTCTACAATCAAGCTACCAGATTTTTGTCAGAATGCAAACTGatgctaattttttactttttaatttatttattttctctgtACATGTTTAACACCTTGGGGGTGGTAATGATATTTCAGTTTTGGCTCTGCTACAACTTGAGTGCGCTTTACTTTCTGCATAGCTTTGCAGTCAACACGGACGCGATTACAATTATTTTGCTAAAAATGGGGGCAGTCATATCTTTGTCTCATTACCTGTATGGCACTCTCTTTTTTAAGTCCATCATGCTGGACGGGAAGAGTTATTCCAACAGCATGCGTCAGTCCTACCCCTACGTGATGTTTCTACTGCTGTGTAAGTGGAGCACAACatggggagcaaaaaaaaaagagaaaaaagggaggggggggagtaccTATGCTTGGGGGAGCAGCGACAAAGGGGCTTTTACATAACGGATAGATGAACAGaaagtttaatttttccaaacgggggatcccccctttttgcgtaaaATCATTGTGCATATGAATAGGAGGagagcttctcctcccccccgcctCGGAAGCATACCCATTTTTGCGCGCTTCACTAAACTGACATGTCTCacttctctctttttttttttccttttcaccccCACTTGGCAGACCTTATTAGCTTCACCCTGGAAGACTACGCATCGAACGTTTTGCGGCTGCTCATCCTGAACCACGTCGTCTGGTTCTTCCTATACagcttaacaattttttacgtCCACAAGGTGTACGTGAATAGGGCATGACAGTTGCTCTGCCATTTAGCTGCTCTGATCGTTTAGGTGCTGAGCGCTCGGAAGAAGAAAGCGCCTCaggggaaggaggagaaactACGCAACACGCAGCGCAGTAGTACCATGcggtgttattttttataaccaCGTAGATACATACGCGTGTGTGCCACCGGTTTCCCTGCCCCTGCCTCTCTGTTAACTGTTTTTAAGAGAGTATTCTCCCAGGGGTGGTGGTTCCCCCTGCTGTTCAAAATGCACACCTTCTTTGATTGtcaaaaaggggcgaaacGGGACCCCCGTGTGATGCCCTCGCATACAAATGAACCACTAATTAGTAAACCAACCAACCAGTCAACCAATTAATCGATCCCAATTTGGTGCAAAAGAGCTTATCGGGTTGgtttccaaaaaaagggaaagcccCACGCGGGAGTAACCGCACTGTTGCTGTGATAGCACACATCTGAcattttgccaatttgctgCTAACGTGATCGACACCCACTTGGTTTTACTTTCTTCTAAACGTTTGGGGGCCATCATTCgcaattttcccttttttcaaaatgtgccactaaaaaaaaaaagggtcgTGGCGTATGTGCAGTGTGGCTCGAAAATGCGCTTATCACCTTCGTCATTTAACTTGCCCTCTATGGGGTCCCCCTTTTCACGCACCAGAAATTTAGCTCTTCTGCTGGGGGAGGCCAACGACGGCAGGTATATTCATTAAGCGAGTTGTAGAGTTGGTATGCCGAATACGAGGAGGAGTGCTGATGCGTTTTCTCTTCCTGCGTGTTAAGCTAGGCATAAACGAAAAAGGTGCaacttgggggggaaaacaaagaAGTGAAGGAAGAAGTGCGGAGAACGGTGCGAAGAACGGCGCCACGATGCGGAAGCATTGCCCCAAAAACgagtgcaaaaatgaaagcacTTTTGCGCAAAACCACGTATGCTCAGAACGCTACGCACAAAACACATATTCACATGCGCCGCTCGTTTCACGTTGCTCGTTACTCCTCCCTTGTTGCGCTCTACCCCCATGTGGGCCCACTGCGCATACAGCAGCTTCTTCCACTACTTGGCTCTATTCAAGCGCGCAATTAAGCGGACTTTGCACTGGGATTAGAGCTGCTCAGAAAATATGGCGCCACATAACCCTACCCCTCCCACGACCTGCAAAAGCGGCACATGAACACGCCAAAGCACGTCGCGCTCACTCATATGGATACAGTGCTTATATGTGCTTACATATGCTTACATGACTTATATGTGCTCATATGTACTTATACTTTACTGCGCGAACgcaagtattttttttttttttttcccatgtTGAGCCTTCACTTGA includes:
- a CDS encoding helicase, putative (encoded by transcript PVX_118190A) translates to MRGFNNYNRYANFPDYTNPYVNYQAAAYGQFRPNYGEYSGHTGMSNNNSNSSSTLGKNLMQIDWTNVKLVPFEKNFYKEHDDISNLTTKEVKDIRDKHRITILEGEGVPNPVESINKIGFPDYVLKSLKNNNIVTPTPIQIQGWPIALSGKDMIGKAETGSGKTLAFILPAFVHILAQPSLKYGDGPIVLVMAPTRELAEQIRQECIKFSIESKIRNTCAYGGVPKSGQIYALKQGVHILIACPGRLIDLLEQNVTNLMRVTYLVLDEADKMLDMGFEIQIRKIVEQIRPDRQTLMWSATWPKEVQSLARDLCKQQPIHVNVGSLTLTACRRIKQEIYLIEEHEKIANLKLLLQRIFRDNDRIIVFVETKKNADFITKALRLDGVPALCIHGDKKQDERRWVLNDFKTGKSPILIATDVASRGLDIKDVKYVINFDFPNQIEDYVHRIGRTGRAGAHGASFTFLTSDKYRLARDLVKILRESEQPVPPQLEKISYTAVNNPRRNPYYGYGRSSHNVNSIPLKGSNRYY
- a CDS encoding hypothetical protein, conserved (encoded by transcript PVX_118195A); translation: MDPHCHEGKSQKEEERRGHLNDKVVRDYTNGRNVCSFPQDVKNVGSDRCCKALEGNPLRCMSGKDGHNGCASGRAPPCDDSRGENVVAKKKKKPFLNKLCKNYVKLTLHRPCCIMLSITIGLLIVTLMSISFYMNIFSEEESRSEVLGAFLRKTNGEEFTKMNVAKASDVVIHTSDSIGNTVEHFFNFYKKEKTATLLFYLDKEEDNTILEYDTLKDIFFLVQFFKQMKTGNKKNWGEMCKRFDVPLMESKCFVLGLFTISELQNAEYDTTPNWEAYFDGLLKKDERSLGNFFYNALIFLPNFLYQPHMFDMKRTKIKDITSDISKNVEAFLFVFNFDEGIDDSSLNEWYRLLNMHVKLINEGEKEFVTIHNLDSSTYVHEINQSRNWSMAVVNEKVLEDNEQSFISVGIKSNYVFAILSFLFMAIYVCTISSDGLKHKGQDEGAEAMRRRFLLILSVYSLTFFSFFSTFFINLVFQINVLRIYLLNFFPLFFLSFLFCCVNIFYRKKCVVGPSKMMMRRMRCAKHSKNESVDMTTYYLRASYKSLYFVGKITLIVLAVYLVGFACTYRIVNVFSLNSVLAIVCLFVYYATFFNNMFAFLFYKDRHLLLSPSQSPPDSKSVCSSSGDQPDQHVIAFSEVAPSGVSMKKGCTSSGNSPNGESHLSPNAHYACVGADGKKQHIKNSVYPSGKEDSTERKGDNKKANRRRAQKKGVLFLGVLFFLLLLGLFLSFLISNEKIHLDVYHYMTKESPLRRFIQNFEKKAGFVIEPAYLVLPSSHEFDYEDEENANLLIKLVNEMKEEGCIHEPIVSWIHAFELLKNDCRNVGSFNNQYDLDRYKKLCHDITPQGKSRELHLNKLKEIFFKEEEKTCDSFYQIVYEWMNHNEEGVYDSEFFKIKTIYGGEIGFMLPQYYNIRPHLFYGDYVKMDDPHSISSSRIGFVLRNYASDQAKNFANLNRIKNIVKRSNLKNVYFYSESYVLYNQATRFLSECKLMLIFYFLIYLFSLYMFNTLGVVMIFQFWLCYNLSALYFLHSFAVNTDAITIILLKMGAVISLSHYLYGTLFFKSIMLDGKSYSNSMRQSYPYVMFLLLYLISFTLEDYASNVLRLLILNHVVWFFLYSLTIFYVHKVYVNRA